From the genome of Chloroflexota bacterium, one region includes:
- a CDS encoding ATP-binding protein — protein MTTTSICVPARGDQLAAIGDFVTAAAAAAGLDRRAVYHVQTAVDEACANIIYHAYDFEGQGSIEMSCECRGAEFIVTIVDTGRPFDPLAVPTPDVNADLKDRKEGGLGLYLMQKLMDDVRHEFRDRHNLLTMVKRIA, from the coding sequence ATGACAACGACGAGCATCTGCGTGCCTGCGCGCGGCGACCAGTTGGCCGCGATCGGCGATTTCGTCACGGCGGCCGCCGCGGCCGCCGGGCTCGATCGGCGCGCCGTCTACCACGTCCAGACGGCGGTAGACGAGGCGTGTGCCAACATCATCTATCACGCTTACGACTTCGAGGGCCAGGGGTCGATCGAGATGTCGTGCGAGTGTCGCGGTGCGGAGTTCATCGTCACCATCGTGGACACCGGGCGCCCCTTCGATCCGCTGGCCGTGCCGACCCCCGACGTGAACGCCGATCTGAAAGACCGTAAAGAGGGCGGGCTTGGCCTGTACCTCATGCAGAAGTTGATGGACGATGTGCGCCACGAATTCCGCGACCGGCACAATCTGCTGACGATGGTCAAGCGGATCGCGTGA
- a CDS encoding STAS domain-containing protein has translation MEITTKRLERVDIVKVSGRVDHQTAPDLEKTLRAIIDEGRHRIVVDLAETAYISSAGLKALQATAKLARGGISGGDLRLVGLKPNIKEIFDTIGFTQLFKIYDDQVDAVGSF, from the coding sequence GTGGAGATTACCACCAAGCGGCTGGAACGCGTTGACATCGTGAAGGTCAGCGGACGCGTCGACCATCAGACCGCCCCCGATCTTGAGAAGACCCTGCGCGCGATCATTGATGAGGGCCGCCACCGCATCGTCGTGGACCTCGCCGAGACGGCCTATATCAGCAGCGCCGGGCTGAAGGCGCTGCAGGCGACCGCCAAGCTGGCGCGCGGCGGCATCTCCGGCGGCGACCTGCGACTGGTTGGCCTCAAGCCGAACATCAAAGAGATCTTCGACACGATCGGCTTCACGCAGTTGTTCAAGATCTACGACGATCAGGTGGACGCAGTCGGCAGCTTCTAG
- a CDS encoding dienelactone hydrolase family protein gives MSAEKVHFHASDGVRLEALWQAPADARPGPAVIIAHSHALLAGGHMHTHLLRALSAALLAHGIAALRLNFRGVQGSAGAFDDGRGELHDLAGAVDVAAAHRGVDPDRLALAGYSFGSRVALPYALTDPRIKAVATLGFPARRFVQSTLDLHIPVLLLAGEADTTTPLHYIEQFHARHPTTTLHVMPGANHHFHGEEPQAAEAVAQFFQLHL, from the coding sequence GTGAGCGCTGAGAAAGTCCACTTTCACGCCAGCGATGGCGTCCGGCTGGAAGCGTTGTGGCAGGCGCCCGCCGACGCCCGGCCCGGCCCCGCGGTCATCATCGCCCATTCACACGCGCTGCTGGCGGGCGGGCACATGCACACCCACCTGCTGCGCGCGCTCAGCGCGGCGCTGCTGGCGCACGGCATCGCGGCGCTGCGCCTGAACTTTCGCGGCGTGCAGGGCAGCGCGGGCGCGTTCGATGACGGGCGCGGCGAACTGCACGACCTGGCTGGCGCGGTCGATGTTGCCGCCGCGCACCGAGGCGTGGATCCGGATCGGCTGGCGCTGGCCGGCTACTCGTTCGGTTCGCGCGTGGCGCTGCCGTATGCGCTGACCGATCCACGCATCAAGGCGGTCGCCACGCTCGGCTTCCCGGCGCGCCGGTTCGTGCAGTCGACCCTCGACCTGCACATTCCGGTCTTGCTGCTGGCGGGAGAAGCCGACACGACCACGCCGCTTCATTACATTGAGCAGTTCCACGCCCGGCACCCGACGACGACCTTGCATGTCATGCCGGGCGCCAATCATCATTTCCACGGCGAAGAGCCGCAGGCCGCGGAAGCGGTCGCGCAGTTTTTCCAGTTGCATCTCTGA
- a CDS encoding NapC/NirT family cytochrome c gives MKRLAWAAALVAALAVLAAGGVFGALQLEERNEFCASCHTEPETAYLARTMQSAPSDLASAHVTARTARCIDCHSGAGTAGRVAGLRQGALDLAAYLSGAYHRPAVTTGPLADANCVRCHDRIFESRNLRNHYHFYLLNWQAKEPGHAARCVDCHTSHTQGPSRTLKYAVDAKLNPVCAACHTFSGIRS, from the coding sequence ATGAAGCGCCTTGCGTGGGCTGCAGCATTGGTCGCCGCGCTGGCTGTGCTGGCTGCGGGCGGCGTCTTCGGCGCGTTGCAGCTTGAAGAGCGCAACGAGTTCTGCGCGTCGTGCCATACCGAGCCGGAAACGGCTTACCTTGCGCGCACGATGCAAAGTGCGCCGTCCGATCTGGCATCGGCGCACGTGACGGCACGCACCGCGCGCTGCATCGACTGCCACAGCGGCGCCGGTACGGCCGGCCGCGTGGCCGGGCTGCGGCAGGGCGCGTTGGACCTCGCGGCCTACCTCTCCGGCGCGTACCACCGTCCCGCGGTGACGACCGGCCCGCTGGCCGATGCCAACTGCGTGCGCTGCCACGACCGCATCTTCGAGTCGCGTAATCTGCGCAATCATTACCATTTCTATCTGTTGAACTGGCAAGCGAAGGAGCCGGGCCACGCCGCGCGCTGTGTGGACTGCCACACCAGCCACACGCAGGGTCCCAGCCGCACGCTCAAATACGCCGTCGACGCCAAACTGAACCCGGTCTGCGCCGCCTGCCACACCTTCTCCGGCATCCGCTCGTAG